The nucleotide window ACTGTCCATAAAAGCAGCTATGCAATCGATACTATCTGCTTAAATCCGGGAAATTTTTTGCACGATAATTTTTCCGCTTTCGAGTAGCCCGGGACCTTTATACAGCATAATTTTGCGCCCAATTCATAATAAAAATTTACCTGTAAAATATAACAGACCAGCATGTCATCATTACTTGCACGCCATTCAACCAAAATTGCGCTTATCTGCCTGCTGGCCACCGGCAAGGCTTACAGCCAGGACAGCACCAAATACAAGAGACAGACAGATACCACCAGCCAGCTGGGAGAAATAATTGTCACTGCCAGCAGGGTAGCCGAAAGCATCAATGACGTACCTTCCTCTGTGACTGTTATTTCCAGGAAAGAAGTGGAGAAACAGGCACAAATCAACAATAACCTGCCTTATATCCTGATGCAGAAAGTGCCGGGTATCTCAGCCAGTGAAGAAAGTCAGAATAATTTTGCGGGTAAACTGCGTGGCCGGAATTTTCTGGTGCTGATCGATGGCGTCCCGCAATCCACCCCACTCCGGAACGGAGGCCGCGATCTCAGAACGATAGACGTGAGCGCGATAGACCATGTGGAAGTGATCAACGGTGCGTCTTCCATGTATGGCAACGGTGCTGCCGGCGGTATCATCAACTACATCACCAAAAAACCGGTAAAAGGCGTTCCATTCAGCTCTTCCACCTATTTCAACAATAGCCTGAACCTCGCTAAAACAGATGGCACCTATGGTTATAATATTTCACAGTTATTCAGTGGGGAAGTAAAGAAGTTCGATTATGTGATCCAGGGTAAGATGGCCCATAGCGACGTGGTAAGATCTGCCGACGGAGAAGTAGTAAGCCCCTTTTACGGCCTTGGCGAAACCCGGACCTACAATGCCCTGGTCAAACTTGGATACAACATCAACGACCAGCACAGAGTAGAAGTAATGGGCAACTACTATAACAGCATTCAGGATAGTAAGTATATCGGTACCCCAGGTAAATTCGGGGTTTCTCCCGCCATTGGTATTCCCGGGGATACCAATATCCTGGGTGGTACACCCTACAACAAAACCCTTAACATCAGATACACCGGCACTTTCGGGAAAACAGAAGCCAGCCTGATTGCCTACTACGACGATATTAATTCCGTATTTGAAGCCTATAACCAGGTATTTTCGGACCACTGGGGCACCAGGCTGAATTTGAATACGCCTTTCTCCTTATCCCGGAACATCAGCCTGCAGCTGATTTATGGTTTTGATTTCCTGAAAGACCATACGGTCCAAAAAGATATGGCCAGCAAACTGATCACCCCGGATATGAATATGAACAGCATTGCGCCTTATGTTCAGTCGAAATGGGTACTTCATCATCACTGGATACTGAAAGCCGGTGCCAGGTATGAGAACCTGCACTTCAAAACCGGCGATCTCACCAAAGGAAACATACTCACACAGGGAGCCAGCAATACCTACAATACCGTTGTATTTAACGCCGGCGCACGATTCAATAAATTATCCTATCTGCAACCCTTTGCCAGCTTTTCACAGGGTTTTTCCATCGGTGATGTAGGGCTGATTCTCCGTAATGGTGTCTCCCTCAATGCTATCAATGTTTCTCCTGTTAAAGTGAATAACTTCGAAGCAGGCATCAGCGGTGCCTGGCACAGATTAAACTATGAATTAACAGGATACTACAGCAGCACCCAAAAGGGCACCACCTATGCTGAAACCACGGTTCCGGGCAACTACGAGCTGATACAGATACCTCAACGGATATACGGAGCAGAAGCCGTGCTGGGTTATAAAGCCACCGACTGGCTTAAACTCGGCGGCCTCCTGGGTTATATGGATGGCAGAGAAGATACCCAAAACAACGGCCACTACGATGCCAAACCTGACAACTCCATCATCTCTCCACTGAAAATAGGTGCCAACGCCAGCTTCAGCATCACCCGCCGCTGGGACCTGATGCTCCAGATGGTGAATGTCGGCTCCAGAGATGTGTTTCCAAAAGAAAAATACAATTACGGAAAGTATCCTGTAACAGGATATACCTTGTTCGATCTGTTTACTTCTTACAGGTTGAAATATGTTACAGTCAACTTCTCCGTCAACAATCTCTTTAACGCCAACTACTACCCTGTCCACTCCGCCATACGCGGTGCTACTTCCGAGGGCAGGTATTATGTGAAAGGCAGCGGAGCGGTAGCCAATCTTGGTATAGTGGTCAATCTGTAATATTATTAACCCGAAATGTGGTAAGTTTATGTCTTCACCCAATAACCCGACACATGCCTCACTTTGTAATAGAATGTTCTCAGAATATACTGGAACAGCAGCCAGCTGATGTTATTATGGATACCGTTTATGATGCAGCAGAAACAACAGGATTGTTTGCGGAGAATGATATCAAGGTGCGATTGAAGAGTTATGAGCATTACCGGTTAGGGAAAGGTAAACATAGTTTTCTGCATATTTTTGGCAGTATTATGGAAGGGCGGACCACAGAACAAAAGGCACATCTTTCCAATGTGATTATACAAAAACTAACATCGTTATTTCCGGATATTTCCTTTCTGTCAATCAACATCAGTGAATTTGAGTTGGCCACTTATTCCAACAGATCGCTGATTAATCCCCTCAATACCGGAAGGGACCGGCATTTTTAAACTGCGGTAACATATCCTGAAGTTGTTTATTTTAACAATAAAAAAAGGCCGTCCTATAAAGGACAGCCTTTTTCTCTTCTCCATTTCGTCTAGTTAGAAGTATCCCACCAGACACGATCATTAACGGTTGCTTTTTGATCCGGCTGAGGGTTAGTCAGCAATTCGGTTGCAGGATAGGGCCATCTTCTCGGAATACCATTTACACCTGTACCTACATAAGGTATCAGCTGGGGGAATCCGGTACGGCGCCAGTCGTTGTACACTTCCGGTGACAGGAAATCTGCAATATATTTTTCTGAAATAATCTGTTGCACTGCATTTGCATCTGTCAGGGCAGGTCTTGAAGCGATATATGCCTGTTGAGCATCAGCCGCAACACCCAGCAAAGACATATGCGCTGCGATGGCGGTCTGGTACACTGGCTGGGCGGCAGCTGCACCCTGTTTAATAAGCGTGGCCTCTGCCTTGATGAATAATGCTTCGCTATAAGTGGCCAGGTACAGTTTGGCTGCTGCACCGCCATAAAAACTATTCACCCCAGAGTATGCGCTGGCGTTACCAGCGGGCTTGTCCCCCACTTTTCTACCTACATATACGCCATCAGCATTTTTCTTAGCAATGATCGGTAACCTGGGATCGTTACGGGATTTCAGGGAATCTACAAAAGACTGACCCAGTACCACACCACCGGAAGCAGCGCTAAAGTTATAAAACCAGGGATTGGAACCGTTTCCTGTTCCGGGATAAGGAACAAAAGCATTATCGTCGTTATTTCCAAAACCATTCTGCAGCGCCGTTAATGCACTATCTGCCTGCAAGGCAGCCGTACGGCCCGGCGCTTTGGACAGCCGCAGATAATACCTTGCCTTGAGGGTATAAATCAGCTTTTTCCACTGTGTCATATCTCCCTTGTAGATAAAATCATCTCCGCCGGGAACCGCTACACCGGCTGGCTGGTTGATATAATACAAGGCACTGTCCAACATCTGCTGAATAGTCCGATAGACATTCTCCTGACTATCATATTTGGGTTTCATCACCTCCGGTATCCGGAAACCCTCGGAATAAGGTATGTTATTCCACAAGTCTGAAGCGATGGCCAGGTTGTAAGCAAACAATGTTTTACCAATAGCTGCGTAGCGGTTATGTTTTGCATTGACAGCCTGGGATGTCATTATATTCAGATTAGCAAAAACACTGGTATAAAGCTCGTAATTCCAGGTATTGTTAACATCTGTACCATTAATCAGATAGGACTCAAGGTTGGGCGCCTGTTGATTCAGTGAAAGCTGTTGCATCCAGTAAGCGGTAATATTGGTACTAGTTCCGCCTACTACCAGACTGGAAGTCGCTGCTTCTATACCTGGCAGCAGCTGCACTTCTTTTACCGATAAAGGATTATTAGGGTCGTCATTGATATCGAGGAATTTTTTGCAGCCAGTATTGATAAACACCAGGCCACCAATGAGGACGAACATTTTTATAATTCTCATGTAATTAGCTTTAAACAGTCATTAAAAGGCAACTTTCAATCCTACTATAATACTTTTGTTGGATGGCACCATAAAGTTGGAAAAACTATCTCCATTGCCTGTTCCTCCCAGACTTACCTCCGGATCAGAGCCGGTATAATTTTTATGCAGTATAAAGTTGGTGCCGGTTACAGAAAGTACCAGTGATTTAAATCCTGTTCTTTTTAATAAGTAAGTACTCAGATCATAAGCCAGGGATACCTGTCTCAGTTTCAGGAAAGAGCCGTCTTCCACGCTGCTTCCATCCACTTTGGAGTAGAATTTATAATAGTCTTCGCCCAGTGTGATAGGAACGTCATTGGGTTTGTTGTCGGAAGCCTTTACACCCGGCAGCACAACAGTAGTACCTCTGTCCTCCGTTTTCTTGGCAGTGCCATAATAATAGAGGTAGGAATTGTCGAGGTTGATCACCTCACCACCATTTTTATGATCGATAGTGAAGGAGAAACTGAACCCTTTGTAGTTAAGCGTACTGGTAATACCACCCCTCCATTTTGGTACAACACTGCCGATCGGACCCAGCTCTGTACTAATGATAGGATAGCCCTTATTATCGATCAACATCTGACCCTGATCATTACGTTGATAGTGGCGACCATAGATCACACCATAAGGCTGATTAGCATAGGCAAAAATTCCGGGAGTAGTAAATCCGGCTAACTGGAAGAAGTCTATACCACTTGCCAGGTTCAGCACTTTGTTGGTAATCTTTGTATAGTTGAGGCTAAGATTCCAGGTAAGATCTTTTGTTTTAACCGGTGTAATACCCAGGGTAACTTCAACACCTTTGTTCTGCATAGCACCGGCATTCAGAGAAGCGCTACTGAAGCCTGTTCCTGCGGAGATGGGTGTTCCGGGTGTAAGCAGATCGGTACTTTTTCTATCAAAATAAGAAACCTCCAGAGAAGCTCTGTTCCGGAAGAATTTTGCTTCCAGCCCCACTTCAAACTCTTTCAGTTTTTCATTTACAAGCGGGAAAGCATATGTGCTGGTACGCCAGTAGGCATTTTGTCCGTTGAAGGGGAAAGTTACACCAGGACCTGCCTGAAAGTAAGGATTATTGAGTGAATAGGGTCCTATGTTATCATTACCTACAGCAG belongs to Chitinophaga sp. HK235 and includes:
- a CDS encoding SusD/RagB family nutrient-binding outer membrane lipoprotein, which codes for MRIIKMFVLIGGLVFINTGCKKFLDINDDPNNPLSVKEVQLLPGIEAATSSLVVGGTSTNITAYWMQQLSLNQQAPNLESYLINGTDVNNTWNYELYTSVFANLNIMTSQAVNAKHNRYAAIGKTLFAYNLAIASDLWNNIPYSEGFRIPEVMKPKYDSQENVYRTIQQMLDSALYYINQPAGVAVPGGDDFIYKGDMTQWKKLIYTLKARYYLRLSKAPGRTAALQADSALTALQNGFGNNDDNAFVPYPGTGNGSNPWFYNFSAASGGVVLGQSFVDSLKSRNDPRLPIIAKKNADGVYVGRKVGDKPAGNASAYSGVNSFYGGAAAKLYLATYSEALFIKAEATLIKQGAAAAQPVYQTAIAAHMSLLGVAADAQQAYIASRPALTDANAVQQIISEKYIADFLSPEVYNDWRRTGFPQLIPYVGTGVNGIPRRWPYPATELLTNPQPDQKATVNDRVWWDTSN
- a CDS encoding 5-carboxymethyl-2-hydroxymuconate Delta-isomerase, which codes for MPHFVIECSQNILEQQPADVIMDTVYDAAETTGLFAENDIKVRLKSYEHYRLGKGKHSFLHIFGSIMEGRTTEQKAHLSNVIIQKLTSLFPDISFLSINISEFELATYSNRSLINPLNTGRDRHF
- a CDS encoding TonB-dependent receptor; translated protein: MSSLLARHSTKIALICLLATGKAYSQDSTKYKRQTDTTSQLGEIIVTASRVAESINDVPSSVTVISRKEVEKQAQINNNLPYILMQKVPGISASEESQNNFAGKLRGRNFLVLIDGVPQSTPLRNGGRDLRTIDVSAIDHVEVINGASSMYGNGAAGGIINYITKKPVKGVPFSSSTYFNNSLNLAKTDGTYGYNISQLFSGEVKKFDYVIQGKMAHSDVVRSADGEVVSPFYGLGETRTYNALVKLGYNINDQHRVEVMGNYYNSIQDSKYIGTPGKFGVSPAIGIPGDTNILGGTPYNKTLNIRYTGTFGKTEASLIAYYDDINSVFEAYNQVFSDHWGTRLNLNTPFSLSRNISLQLIYGFDFLKDHTVQKDMASKLITPDMNMNSIAPYVQSKWVLHHHWILKAGARYENLHFKTGDLTKGNILTQGASNTYNTVVFNAGARFNKLSYLQPFASFSQGFSIGDVGLILRNGVSLNAINVSPVKVNNFEAGISGAWHRLNYELTGYYSSTQKGTTYAETTVPGNYELIQIPQRIYGAEAVLGYKATDWLKLGGLLGYMDGREDTQNNGHYDAKPDNSIISPLKIGANASFSITRRWDLMLQMVNVGSRDVFPKEKYNYGKYPVTGYTLFDLFTSYRLKYVTVNFSVNNLFNANYYPVHSAIRGATSEGRYYVKGSGAVANLGIVVNL